The following are encoded together in the Phycisphaerae bacterium genome:
- a CDS encoding sigma-70 family RNA polymerase sigma factor — MDDASRSELLTGLSVGGRAAVDALLPIVYDELRALAAACLRGERSDHTLQPTALVNEVYVKLAGQANINWSDRAHFMALAARAMRNTLVNHALARAADKRGGGVRPVMLSTSIMPSEKNAVDAVELDEALTQLAALDSRKAKVVELRFYGGMTVDEISHVLGISISTVEADWRMARAHLSSQLARN; from the coding sequence CTGGATGACGCTTCGCGCTCTGAACTCCTCACCGGCCTGTCGGTCGGTGGTCGAGCGGCCGTGGATGCGCTGCTGCCGATCGTCTACGACGAGCTTCGGGCGCTCGCGGCCGCATGTCTTCGCGGCGAGCGGTCGGACCATACGCTTCAGCCGACGGCGCTCGTCAACGAGGTTTATGTCAAGCTAGCCGGCCAGGCAAACATCAACTGGAGCGATCGTGCCCATTTCATGGCACTCGCGGCTCGGGCCATGCGTAATACGCTGGTGAATCATGCCCTGGCTCGCGCCGCAGACAAACGCGGGGGCGGTGTTCGCCCTGTGATGTTGTCCACGTCAATCATGCCTTCGGAGAAAAATGCGGTGGACGCGGTTGAGTTGGACGAAGCGTTGACGCAACTCGCGGCGCTCGATTCCCGCAAGGCAAAGGTCGTCGAGTTGCGATTCTACGGCGGCATGACCGTCGATGAGATCTCGCATGTCCTGGGCATTTCAATATCAACGGTTGAGGCGGACTGGCGCATGGCCCGGGCACACCTATCGAGCCAGCTCGCGCGGAATTGA
- a CDS encoding SIS domain-containing protein has product MNRKEAISRSIESHITALRSLSGQAGTIDRIVGVMQAALDSGAKIMTCGNGGSAAEALHLAEEMIGRFSRDRDPLSALSLSADPTAITCISNDFGFEQVFARQVRGLGRKGDVLIALSTSGRSVNIVAALEAARELGITTIGLLGRPGSAAEHHCDIAMTPDAANGAHIQEMHLMTIHLILEQLEPKPRPEA; this is encoded by the coding sequence ATGAATCGCAAAGAGGCCATTTCTCGATCGATCGAGTCCCATATCACGGCATTGCGTTCGTTGTCCGGCCAGGCCGGGACGATCGACCGGATTGTTGGCGTGATGCAGGCAGCACTTGATTCCGGTGCAAAGATCATGACCTGCGGCAACGGCGGATCGGCGGCGGAAGCCCTGCATCTGGCGGAGGAAATGATCGGGCGGTTCAGTCGCGATCGCGATCCGCTTTCGGCGCTGAGTCTATCGGCGGATCCGACCGCGATAACATGTATCTCCAATGATTTTGGATTCGAGCAGGTCTTTGCCAGACAGGTTCGCGGACTGGGCCGTAAAGGTGACGTTCTTATTGCACTCTCGACCAGCGGCCGCAGCGTGAATATCGTGGCGGCATTGGAAGCGGCCCGCGAACTGGGGATCACGACCATCGGCCTGCTGGGACGGCCGGGCAGCGCGGCAGAGCACCATTGCGACATTGCAATGACACCGGATGCGGCCAATGGCGCACACATTCAGGAAATGCACCTGATGACGATTCATCTCATTTTGGAGCAGTTGGAGCCCAAACCTCGGCCGGAAGCCTGA